The genomic DNA TGAAAGTCGCCaagtttttgttgttatatgtGACGCCTCATGTTGATTGCCGTTAAAGTGGAGCGATTCCCAGTTGGCGAGATAAGATGTAAATGTCCCACAGTGTACTGGTGCATAGTTGTCGTTTCTACGCAAAATAAATCAAGCTTTCCCGTAAACACAGTGGTTCCGCCGAGCTCCCCTACCAGTTTACTCCCATGGTTCCTTAATTGTGATTGACAGGGAGGCTCCGTCTTTCCCTAAACTCACCCTCCTCTGGAACATGGCGGCGTCAAGTGAAATGAGCAAACAACAGATAACACGGAAGTTAGTGTCtttgctttcaaaataaaaccactgcCGTGCCCCTATGGGTTTTTTAAAAGTTAAGCGCGGCATGCTATTTCTGCCAGTGAGTGTATTCGTTATTTTTAGTGTCTCATTACTGAATTAGGAATGTGATGTTTATGCGCACGAGGCATATACGCATTCATTCAGTCCTATAGTTCGTCACATTGACCTTTATTTTCTACATTGAAAGCCGGAAGTTACATTCCTTTAACTGACGCTGTTTTGAAAACCAGTTTGGAGGACGAACTGGGGAGGCGGCAGTGTTCAGGGAAAGCTGTGCGTTCTTCGACCATGGGACATGTAGTTCAGAAACGTTTGCGTTTCGTTTAGCAGACAGGCAGGAGTAACGTGCGGGTCGATCGACGAACCGTGACATAATAGAGCCTGGTGGACCATTAAAAGTGGCAACGGAGTGTCGACAAACAGACTAAGTAAGGACCCTCCTCGGAGGTCCCAACAAATCATTACACGTCTAAACTACACAATCCATAATGCCTGGGTTATTCCCTGAAGTAAACTCAACCCAAATAGCATGCAGTGTTTGCTTAATGTCAGTGTACCCATTGACCTCTTcacatatgttgtgttttttttggtatttatttGTTATGCATTATTAAATAAGAATGTGTATTGTAATAAAGGTGAGTATAGAGTAGGTGCAATGACCTCAAAACAACAATTACCCCAAATATTTTCCAtattaccattttttttaaatggtaaaacAAATTGGCTGCCAGTACTGGCTTAATTGTCAAATATCACACTGATTAGTAAAGGGTTATACATGCAAGCGTGATATTGATTTGGCTTCCAAACGCTGATCAATTTCCTGGGCTCAATGGAACATCTATAACTGGTCTAATCCACTGgcaaagacatgttttttctgGACTAAGATTGGTATCTGAGGAATCTTATTGGAATGCTTTTGTAATGGTAAACACTTCCCACAAAGGATGTTCTCAGTTGGTCTATGATTAATGACTTTTCCATTGTATAAGAACATCACGTCTTTCAACAGCCTTGGTATTGATGAAGAAAGAGGGAGCAATTAAAGGCTGCGGACATAATACTCCATTTCCGCTTAATGAATTTTCctccacattttaaatgttacagtTTCAAATATTCATACTTTTATGGTGTTGTGTTATTGATGCACacggttttttgtgttttgtcttaTGTTCTAACATGGTATGTTTCACAGACACAGATCTTTAGTTTACATGGGCATGACAACATACTTGTGGTCAGCAGATATTTTTGTTGCAGTTTCTCATTTGTACCAACAATGGATGAAATCTTCACATGAAAGAGTGCTTgaatgacacaaaataaaataaataaaaagacattctCAGGAGttaacatttcaacaacaacaaaataatggtTTGGCTGATTAATAATTGAAattcattgatttttttcccccaaatgtcCTTTGAAAGCTTTGGTACTAGAGATGTGTCTTTTCcatatcatttcattttcatttcatatcaTAATTTGTTCTTGCAACAACAACTGTCATCCTTCCTATATCTGTGGGAATAGTGAGTGCATGTGATTTCCCAGTTCTGCTTTTTGTGCTTCCATTTGTGCAAAAAGTATTTTGCAATAAGACCAACAAATTGGAGGAAATTAGCTTCTTTTTAAAATTATGCAACCACATATGTCGGTGTATTTTTTGAAATTACAAAGTCACTtcctaaaaatgttttttttttgactggaaacCTTTTGAAACgcagaaatgtgacaaataaggcGAGTGGAGTATTACAAGAGCAACAATGTTTAGTGAATTTTTACAGAAAATAACTTGTTTCCAGGAACTTTctaatgtgttttcattgtttttactgtttgcCCTGTCATATTAAACATGATAGTTTAGGCCTTATGCATCCTTCCACCTGTTTGCCCACATTCCACTTTACCACTCTACCATCTTCCTGGTTGAGTGAACCAATACAACTAATAAATCACCCTTATTGTTTTACTAAAGGGAAATGTGAATTCAGCTCAGTACAGCTGATAGAAAAAGGCACATAAAATAAGCATGAAAAAAGGTTCCCGGAATAACAAAATCAGAAGAATACAGTAAAGCACACTGTCAGACAGTTACCTATTGACAAATACCTACAGTAGGTCATAAAGCTTCAGATTTTCCTacttaaaaatgtctttacctTGGGAAATCTCCATTGCCTTTACTTtccatatattttatttcatcattcagAAATCTCATGTAAGTCATATGTACAATTATTGCATGGGATATGAATCCTATAAAACACCATAACACACCAAAAAGATTTACAATCAAAACTCCACAGCTCATGAAAAAGCTGCATGCATATtagaaaaaaattaacaaagTTTAAGGGCTGTGTTCAAAACTGTGACcaatcaaaaaaataatcttaCAACTGAATAGTCGTCTGCATTGTGCTCTGCACATCTACATGTTTGCGTGTGATGTAATACTATGAACACTCAAGACAAGCCAGATAGTACAAGTATGTTCCAGACTGAAtcaattttgcatttttaatcaatGTAAAAGACTAATGATTGGTAATCTTACTTCTCAAATATCAATTTATATTTTGCTACGTATTTCATTTAAGGGAGAGAATACACGTTTtctaactattttttttatttggaggATTAATGGCAATAACAATactgaaatcacaaaaaaaaataacctcaataaataaaactaatattAAACGGCTGTGGTGCAGtggtaaaaaacaaagaaacattggAGTCAACATCAAATCTCAGATCAGAGCCAGCACAGATaatctatgtatgtatgcatgtgtgatATCAGATCATTTCAGTGCTCTGTTTCTGATGTTATGCGTACATCTATGTAATGACACATCAGACTTTTGTTTGAAATAGTCCAAGACATCTTTCCTGTCAGTTCATATATGGGAATCCTACAGCATTTCTCCATTTCAGAATACCAGTCTGCTAATGGTATTGAatccccctcccccacctcctcctcctccacctccaccagaTGGGCCGCAGCTCCCTGGTGGGTTATTGTCATCTGAACCGTTGGGCCTGAACGAACAGGATGATGAAGGGGCCTGGAGAGCCTGGGTCCGAGCATTAAGCTCCTGCTCCTGTTGACATTATGaaggaaaatgtatttatttctttacaaaTCTGTTCACTTTGAACTGTCAAACAAGAGCAAACATGTACACATGTGCCACAGGTTTCATCTCGCTATGATGTAGCTCTCTGAGACTGATCACTCTAATCACTCTACATTGTTACAGCACCCTCTAGAGGTGATTTACAATGGTCACTAATTTAAGTGTGGTGGAATGTCAACCAAACACAGAACAACTCAATGATTCGTGAAATTACTGCCCAGATTTGGCTTaaagtgcagtaaaaaaaattaaatcatacTCAGAGTGTTCAGTCTGTTTTCACTTAGCCATTTTCCTCCTGAGGGAATTTTGTACAAGCCTTGACTTTCATAATGGCCTCACACTAAGCGGGTTAGTGGCGATGATGTTATCAAATACTGAAAAATAGGTGTCCCAGCTACAATATCTAATGAGACCAACCTGCAGATTATGAACGTACTCTGATTGACTTGATCATCCCTGTTACATTTCCCCCTACTTTGTTTGCATTTGAGCAAGTATGTTTTCTTCAGTACATATTCTCTTACCTGTAAATACAGCTTATTGTCTTTGATAATAGCATCCAGCAGTTCTTTCTGCAGAGGAGGCTCAGCACTCATTCCATTTGCCATGAGACCGCCATTTATGTTCTGCCCTTGTAGCTCCTGTTTCCTGTACATAAGCACATACGCTGTGTCCTTGGGGAAACGATTAGTAATGTTTTGTACTGATTGGAAGGATGTGAATGTCACTCTGCTGTCATTGAACAGCATCCAATCCCTTGCCTCTTGGACACTATTTGCCAGTGTGTCCCCTTGTTCGGGCGGAGCTGAGACAGCTGAGCAAGTGGGGAGGCTACACTCCACTTGGCCATTTCCCAAATCCTCCTTGAGGGCAAGGTGATTGGCCGGATGCTGTGCTCCAACTGCTCCGCTGATGTCACGACCGTAGGAGTAGTAATGGCCACTCTCGGATGACATACCAGAATGCATCACCACTGAGGTGAGGACATAAGGAACAGACAGCACTGGCATTTCTCCTTCTCGGCTTATCTGCTCTGTTCCATCTATACTgcccttctcctcttcctcctcctctttttgaGATGGTTTGAGTTTCTTGGCCAGATTCTCACTGCTTTCAGGAGAATCCACTTGCAGAGGCAAAGAGGTAGGAGAGGAACACTGTACAGTCATTGAAGGGACATGCACTGGGAGGCTCATGTGTGTTGGGATGGTAACATTGTCCAGAATCTTCCTCCGGACATGGCATTTGGCATCATATGAGAATCGCAGCAGGGTCAGGATCAAGTACTCCGGTGCCGACACCAATTTCAAAGTCTTCTCTGCCCGTTGGAGAGAACTACACTTCTCACAGAAATAGGCATTGTCTTCATCTAGGGTCTCTGGAGCCAGAAAATAGTTCACCAGGTCtggcacagagagaggaggctcATTTGTAACTGGCACAAAATGGACATTGCTAGCTGGGGATTTGGCCGGGCCTGATTCAGGAGTTTCACTACCACCATTGACAGATCCCTGACATAGAACCTTGGGTTCCTCTGTGGGCCCCTCAGGCTGGGGGCCATCCTGAGAGGTGGTAGGACAAAAGGCTAAAGACAGGTCTGTAAAAGGTTCCTCTTTCTCAGAGTTGCAATTGCACTGCATACAGCGAATGCCTGTGATcagcttccccccaaacatcCTTTCGATTAAAGTCCTCCcatcatttcctggtttggTTCCAACATTTACTGAAGGCAACTCTTCACCTTCCTCTGAAGAAGTCTGACTTGTTGTACCATTGCTGCTTGTGTCTACAGGGGGGTCAACCCTTGGCTTAGCTGATTCCAGGACCTGAAGTGTTCTCTCCTCTTCATGCAACCTTGAGATCAGGAGACAGGGACAAGGGACTTATTGTTTAAATCTGAGCCACTTTTGTGATAGTGTACCACATCTATTCTTTCTTAAGAAAACACAATCTAGTTATACACACTTAACActcaaaatgcaaatgcataATGTATTTTGTGTGCTTCAGTACCTGTCTAGAAGAAACCTAAGGTACTCGGAACAGTCCTGCTGAGAGCCCGCATTGAACCAGGGAGGCCGAGATGCTTCCAAGAAGATTCTTGGAGCatatgctgccctctacaggagACACATGTATGCACAGACTCATCGTCATCCACTGTTAAAATCCGTAAGTAACATTATTTTGTGTAATGTGTTACACAGGGCCTTACTGACCTGTGTGTGCGCAAGAATGGCAAAAAGCAACTGAAGATTTTTCATTAGTGTGTTGGATCCATTTAGATATAATGATAAAACGTGCCTCCTGAAACTGAGAAAATAGATCGTATTCAGTCCTTGTGTTTCATACAAACATAAACTTGTAAgtagaatgtgtgtgtctgtgcatgtgactTACTCTGTGGCCATGAACAGGGTCTGGATGATGCTGTTCATGAAACAGGTGTTCCCCAGGTTGACTAGGCCCGTCTTGCCAGTCTCAGATTTCCCTGCTTGCCTCAGAAGACCAGACACAAATGAGTTGGACTGAGATGTCCAGGCACTTTGATTCAACATCAGCTTGATCTTCTCCTCTCCAGGTTTTGGGAGATCctgacagaaaatattcatgtaaTCAGACACAGAACAAACTTAGCAACAAGtacttgtttgttgttgacCTCTATGCTCCGAGCATGAGGTGCACTGCACACTTCTACCTTGATTGCCTCTAGTATGTGGTCGTAGAGGTCAGGAAAGCCGGAGTACTGGTACATCATGCAGTGTATGAGCTCAGTGAACTGCAGCAAGAAAGCTTTGCTGGTGGGAAGACCATCGGTCCTTAAGGACTGGACTAAATGCACCACATGTGGAACAACCTAAGACAGTGAAAGATGACGGGAAGAGAAAACATTAAGGACACTGTTGCTGAAAACACTGGGCAGCACTGCTAATATTAATCACACATATCTGCAACACGGTCAGCCAGAGGGTAGTTGTACATACAGAAACCCACAGAAGGCTCAATCTTATTtgctatttttttgtgtgtgtattcatgttttCAGATATTTGTTAAACAGGACAACTCAAGGGTGACTGCTCAGTTGCACTGTTTCAGTGAATCATATGTTCTAACACTGAGAGCAATGCCAAGTTTGAGGTACGGGGATAACTCTGCAGCTTTGAAGTAATTTAatccagaggaaatgaaaatgagaaaactaataaagtggccataTGAGATGGAAATTGGCTGTGATGAGATGGGAGATCCCTTACCAAATGGAAGGCCTCAGGAGAGTGCTGGAAACTCAACAGCATGTGTGAGAGCACAGCTAGCGCCCCCTGTCGCACTATTGGATACCACAGGCGACTAAATACCtgcaagttaaaaaataaaatttgccATGATGACATTTATATAACCCGTATAACTGCAACAATGTAGCTTATTACAGTAGTTTAACATCTATGTAAATTTAACAGtacaataatttaataattgtaaTGTGTACAATTCCTGAGcacattattaaattaaaacaagttctcattACAAACCAATTCAATCTTGAGCAGAGTGACATCAATGAGGATTGTGAACTTCTGAACTGCAGCAAGTCCTTTGAGCAAAGCAATGACCCAGGTATCAACATGTTGGGCCAAAGGCCAAGACAGCCAGTCTATCATCCTTGACAAAGAAAAATTCCATTTTGAGAATGTTGACATTAAATATGGATATAAAGATACATGCTTTCAGTTTCTATATCTTATAGATGTTGGACATTTGAAGGATGCATACAGATTTAGACATTTGTATCATAGTTTGTTAacaatgaaggattttaaatagACACTGGCACTGTTGTTTAGCACAAAAGAGTACTTGTGTGAGGTTCAGTAACCTGCAGAGTGCTTTAGTCATGTTTGCATCTTTGACATTCTGGTCTGTGGTGAGGCTCTTGATAAGCACTGTTATCATCTGGATGGGGATATGCTGGACCAGGCAGGCAAGAGAGATGGATGGCTCAAAGGCAGGATCTGTGAGATGTCAAAAACAATCACAGTGGAACATAATTATGTATATTTTACAGTGACTAGGTAGAATCACCACCACAAACTGTGGCTTCAAAATTTGAACAACACCATATTGATTTAAAACGTTATAAGCCTCACTTAGAATGTTTTAATCTGTTGCTTTGTCCATCCACAGTCAACATGTGTACAGCTGTTTTActtataagtacattttaaggCCAGATCTAATTTCTTTAATATCCACtaccatttttttaaatgtacatttaaatgtacaaaCTACACACATATGAATTTAAGTCAGCTATTTCTGCAAACCAAAACAAGTTGTCTTTATCTGCAAGTGATCAATCATGTGCTAACAACCCTGGTACGAATGCCATGATTTGTTATGGAGTAGTTATTAGTCATGGTCATCCATCCTGCCAAATTAATATACAATATTGGCAAATTACACATCTACAACTGCAAGGATAAAAACTACATTTGTCCATATACAAGTTTTGCACTATTTACGTAACTTCCTTGAAACAACCCAGTTCTCCCAGAGCTTAAGCTGTACAAAAATAATGGCACTTTATTGCTCTacaatgaattaaaataaaattctacATTTCCAAtatattataaattattttgGAGGGAGAAGACAAAGGTGCGTCACCTGTGGAAGAGATGATGGCAAAGACTTCCTGCAGTGAGGGAAGCAGTGTGGCAGGTTCTGCCTTCCAGATGTTCTGTAACAGTGAGCTAACCTTAGTCACCTGACCCACATACTCTCTCAGCTCCCGCTCGTGGTTGGAAAAGCAGTGGAAGTAACTGATGGTCCTGACTAACTGTTGGCAGAACAAAACGCCCGACTTATCCCTCGGGATGCACTGCACAAAGTCAGACAGCAAAGTGCTCAAACGGGCACAAACAGTGGGCTCAGGACGTTCACACACCATCCTTAAAACCTCCACCTGTATCACGCTGAAGAGTTCCAGCACCGAGGGGCAGCTGATGAGCAGCCGCAGGCAAGAGTGAATGTAGTCTATTATGGCTGGATCTTTGTGGTTCAGCTGGCCATAGCCTTGCTGGAGAAGGCTTACGACAAAATCTTTACTGAAGAAACACTCAAACTCTGGGCGGTGGTAGCGTGCATAGGCTTCCAAAACCTGGAAGCCAATCTGCTTCTGGAAGGCATCTTCACCGTGCAAGATGAGGCGAGTGGTCAGTGTAAACAATGCCTGACACTGCTGCTCCGTCACTTCCTTCTCTGCTGCTTCCACAACCTTCTTCACGATGGCCCTCTTTACTGTAACAGAGTGATTGGAACTCACAAGGCCCTCCAAAATCTTGTCCATGATGAAAGTCTGTAGAGGGCAAATCGGCAAATAATTATTTGGAAATCGCTAACAGTGTGTCTGGtatcataaataatataaataaatatttataaaacacatttacaatatcACAAATTGTCTTCATCGTTTCAATTACACTGAACACAAGAGTTTGGTCCCATTGTTATGAAGAGCTCTATTCACTCCGAATGTCAAGAGTACATCAATTGTCTGCATTCGCTGAGTGAACACTGTCAGCAGCATGCAACCATGTAACATGCTTACTCTGCTGAATGAGCAGCAAAGGGTTGTATAGAGTAAACTAAACCTCTGAAagtaacacagacacataagTTTTAACATGTCTGAAACAGGTACAAGAGTGCAGGTGGTttaatttttgtcacaattctgacttaatttaaaaaaaaaaaaaaggatttagatggAAGTCAAACAGTACTAGTAGGGATTTTGCAGGCCGTTTTTAGCTAAAACTGTATAATCAAGGTATCATGAATAGAAGAACAAATAGAGGGCTTTTATAATGAAATCTATATTACACCCTtgtattttaaagaaacaaaatgttttCTACTCTCATCAAAAGGTGCATATGTGCTGTCTATCAGTTAATCTGACCTTTAATGGTCTACTTTAGGGCTGTAAATATTTATTGACCTGACCTGTATTGACATACAATAGCATTATAACATGTTATTAGATGTGCAAAAACTATTCCCATGCTCATAATAGGTTACAAATCATttgctaaattaatcaacaactattttaaaaatccattaatcgttttgggttttttttttatgtcaactTGTTATAAAACAAGTTGACATATATTTCAAAACAGAACATATATTCggtttaaagacatttaaggaCCGCCTAATTTTTAAGGATAGGGGAAAcaaccattttctgacattttatagaccataGAACTAAACAATTAATGCATGAAATAGATGTACCCTGACTGCTTCATTTTCTCTGTATACTGGTTATAATGTAGTCATTGGGATAATCAAaaatcgctttggataaaagcgtctgctaaatgtaaaaaaacaggcCTACGATGTATTATGTATATAATTATGTATACACTGTAGGGCTGAACATTTAATCGATTTTTAACAAAATCACAATAAGgcgtaataattcttaaagccaaaatgtgtgtgagagatcaAATATTTTGCTGACCTAAACACATGATTTTCTACAGACTGAAAAAAATACCTTTGTTTcccacagatctgcacaaataacGCACAGTAAGcattataaatatgttattcacatgaaaaaaaaatatgtaaaaaaattaCCATTCCTTCTCATATCgggaatcatatcgcaatcgcaaCTTCAGTCAAAATAATGCAAACGCATTTAAGCTATAAATAGCGTGCTTGTGTGAAAACAGACGGCTAGCTTGCTAACGCTGGCTGAAACATTAATATCTCTGTACACTTCACAGTTCAACCGTAGCTCGGACGCTTCGACCCGGGCTATAAACCTTTCAAGTTGTCTCGGTCGTCTCCTTTGAAGCAGTTTTTATTGACACCCCGTAATAGTAAAAGGAAATTCCAATCGTATCCAAACAGGCCTGACGTGAGCTGAGAAATGGTATGAGCATCTGACTTAGCACAAATAGCGCTAATTCATTTATGAACATATATAAACGCGATATAAGGTGTACTTACCCAAATGAATCATGTCAAACACTGTCCAACTTGAAAGTACCTAGCTGTCTGTCGGTCTTATGTTCATTGTAATAGATAAAACTGTGTTATTTTGGATAATTTCTTCGCTCAAAATCAGCTGATCAGCTCTGTCTCCACCGGCGTCACTCCTGTGGACGGAAATGTTGATAGGACCCCCGAAATGGTCGCCTCCTTGTTGCCTGTTACCGCAGTTTAATTTCAAATATCAGAATGGAAGGTCTACTGTTCACGACGACTCTaacaatttttaatttttaatatatgtatgttgTCAAACTGGTACTGAGATAATTATTGAGATTTAAATGTGTGCACTGGACGCGTTGCGTTTACGTACTCCTCGTGCATCCGTTATGAAGAATTCCTTTGTTTGAACCTGTCGAAATCAAATGTTCTTTTCCTCTTAATTAGTTTATAAAGGGACAGTGACATCTTAATCAGCACGCCATTAACAATTTGCTTTTCGTCTACAATTTGgaatatgtattatttataattgCAGTCAAATAATATGAACTACTATTCCAATTCATTCGAACAGTCATAATCTAACTTTTTAATCTTTTCAATCACAACATACAATTAAACTAACTATTTTACAGTAAGCTGTTAAGCACGGGTTAAGAGTCGTTCTAATGTATGTCAGATCAATTTAGTTAATTATTTTCTCTCCTTTCAATTGAGGTTGAGCTGTTATTTAATGTAGGTTGGCTTGCAGATACTTTGTACAGTGGAAATTGCTAACTACATTCACCAATATCAAGCATCCATGATATCAAGGGCATGAAAGCAAAAAGAGGGAAAGCATTAAAACAAAGAATACTCCTTAGGGAGGGGCCCGAGCGGCAGAGTGAGAAGGTTTCCAATAGTTATGAAAGCAGCACGACCAAGTCTCGCGATACAGCAAACCGGGTAACGTTAGCGCGGGtaccagagaaaaaaaatcttgctAACGTTGTCTGTGACGGAccggtgtgtgtttgtgtcccccCAAAACAAGAGGATAAATCTATTTTTCAGTGACAAAGTTCGGAAAATCTTGAACGGCGCGTAGACTGGATCACATAAGGCACCTGGTGACGGACTGTATATCTGTATCGAAGAGAAAATCCGATTGAAAAATGTCCGAGAGTCTGAACTGCGTGGAACAGCGGGAAGAGCAGACTGAACTTGAAGAAGCCGGAGGAGCGGAGGTAAGATGGGTTAAACGGGGCTTCTTCTCCTCTCAACGCCGCGTTTGTTTGTCGCAAAACAAGCCGTAGTAGTATGTAACTTTAAGCCCCACTCCACCTTTATTTGAGGAACTATCGAATTATTCTGTGATCAACTTTCACTATGCCAACTTTAATGTGGGTTGTGCGCGCTAGTTAGCCGACAGTGCTATCATTAgctcacaacagcagcagcttggtCCGTGTTCACTGTGAAGCTAACGTCATAGCACGGTGCAGCGGCGAGGCCGGGCTCGCACTGCTAGCTTAGCCACGCTAGCCACCCATTGATCGTCGCATTAAAACTTGGTGGTGTTTTACAATGTTTACAGTGGGATCGGTAGCACTCACGATTCGGTGGAACTGCGAACCAGCTTTTGATAAACATATTGGAGACGTACAGAGCAGCAGCGGCTCGCTCAGCTGTCCCATCTGcgtctttgttttcagaaagGACAGTTCAGCGCTGGCCGTTGTTACTGAGTAGATATGATGC from Solea solea chromosome 10, fSolSol10.1, whole genome shotgun sequence includes the following:
- the usp38 gene encoding ubiquitin carboxyl-terminal hydrolase 38; the encoded protein is MDKILEGLVSSNHSVTVKRAIVKKVVEAAEKEVTEQQCQALFTLTTRLILHGEDAFQKQIGFQVLEAYARYHRPEFECFFSKDFVVSLLQQGYGQLNHKDPAIIDYIHSCLRLLISCPSVLELFSVIQVEVLRMVCERPEPTVCARLSTLLSDFVQCIPRDKSGVLFCQQLVRTISYFHCFSNHERELREYVGQVTKVSSLLQNIWKAEPATLLPSLQEVFAIISSTDPAFEPSISLACLVQHIPIQMITVLIKSLTTDQNVKDANMTKALCRMIDWLSWPLAQHVDTWVIALLKGLAAVQKFTILIDVTLLKIELVFSRLWYPIVRQGALAVLSHMLLSFQHSPEAFHLVVPHVVHLVQSLRTDGLPTSKAFLLQFTELIHCMMYQYSGFPDLYDHILEAIKDLPKPGEEKIKLMLNQSAWTSQSNSFVSGLLRQAGKSETGKTGLVNLGNTCFMNSIIQTLFMATDFRRHVLSLYLNGSNTLMKNLQLLFAILAHTQRAAYAPRIFLEASRPPWFNAGSQQDCSEYLRFLLDRLHEEERTLQVLESAKPRVDPPVDTSSNGTTSQTSSEEGEELPSVNVGTKPGNDGRTLIERMFGGKLITGIRCMQCNCNSEKEEPFTDLSLAFCPTTSQDGPQPEGPTEEPKVLCQGSVNGGSETPESGPAKSPASNVHFVPVTNEPPLSVPDLVNYFLAPETLDEDNAYFCEKCSSLQRAEKTLKLVSAPEYLILTLLRFSYDAKCHVRRKILDNVTIPTHMSLPVHVPSMTVQCSSPTSLPLQVDSPESSENLAKKLKPSQKEEEEEEKGSIDGTEQISREGEMPVLSVPYVLTSVVMHSGMSSESGHYYSYGRDISGAVGAQHPANHLALKEDLGNGQVECSLPTCSAVSAPPEQGDTLANSVQEARDWMLFNDSRVTFTSFQSVQNITNRFPKDTAYVLMYRKQELQGQNINGGLMANGMSAEPPLQKELLDAIIKDNKLYLQEQELNARTQALQAPSSSCSFRPNGSDDNNPPGSCGPSGGGGGGGGGGGGFNTISRLVF